One Polaribacter reichenbachii genomic window, GGATTTATCATCGTTTCTTTTGTAGTTAATACTTCTCTTATAATTTTGAGAAAAAATTAAATTAACACATAAAAAACAAAGAATACTAAAGCTTATTTTTCTTGATATCATTTTTAACAATTTTTTTACTAAAATAATAAAAATCGTTTTCGGAAGTTATCATTTTAGATTGAAAAGAAATCATTTTTATTTGTACTTTTGATTCCTATCTAAAACAGCACATTTTTCTTGAAAAAAGTATTTATCCTTTTCGCCCTTATTATAGCATTTTTATCTTGTAAAAAAGAGGAAGTAAAACCAGTTCTAATTGTAAAAGAAGAACCAAAACCAGATATTAAATTTGGTTATAATGTAGATGATTATAAGGTGATTCATGATACGATTAAAAGTGGAGAAAGTTTTGGGATAATTTTAGACAGGCACCATGTAATGTATCCTAAAATTAATCAAATTGCTGCTGTTGTTAAAGATACTTTCGATGTAAGAAGAGTAAGAGCGGGTAAACCATATACAATTTTAGCAAGTAAGGATTCTACAGAAAAAGCACAAGTTTTTATTTATAAGCACGATAAAATAAATGCTACAATTCTAGATTTTAAAGATTCTTTAATTACTGCAAAACAATATCAAAAGCCAATTAAAATAGTAGAAAAAGTAGCTAATGGTGTAATCAATGCTAATTTTACTTATTCTATGGATAGTTTAGGGTTAAAACCTAATTTAACTTATAAAGTTGCAGATATTTACGCTTGGACCTTAGATTTCTTACGTCTTCAAAAAGGGGATAAATTCAAAATAGTTTACGAAGAAAAATTTATTGATGATACTACTTTTGCGGGTTATGGTAAAGTAAAATCAGCAGTTTTTAATCATAATGGAAGAGATTTATATGCTTTTCGTTTTTTGGCAGATTCTACTTTAAATATTCATGAATACTATGATGAAAATGCTAAGATGTTAAGGAGTCAGTTTTTAAAATCTCCAATCAAATTTCAGTACAGAATATCATCAAGATATAATTTAAGACGAAGAATTGCATATTATGGCAACAAGATTAAACCTCATAAAGGTACAGATTTTGCTGCAAAAATAGGTACGCCAATTATTGCTACAGCCAGTGGTACAGTTGTAGAATCTACAAGAAGAGGTGGTAATGGAAAGTTTGTAAAAATAAAACATAACAGTACATATTCTACTCAATATTTACATATGAGCAGGCAAGCTGTAAAAAAAGGACAATATGTAAAACAAGGAGATGTAATTGGTTATGTGGGTATGACAGGAAATACTGGTGGCCCTCACGTTTGCTACCGTTTTTGGAAATTTGGTAAACAAGTTGATCCTTTAAGAGAAAAATTACCAGCAGCAGAACCTATGAAAAAAGAGGTAAAACCTGCCTTTTTTGATTACATAAAAACATTAAAATATCAATTAGATTATCAAAGGGTTCCTGCAGAAGAACCAGAAGTAGTTAAAGAAATAATAGCACAAAATTAAAAAAATGGCTTTACCAAACAATAATCCAACAAAAACAGCTGCGTGGCAAAAACTTACAAATCATTTTAATGATATTAATAACATCACCATAAAAGATTTGTATAAAGATGAAAATAGAGTTTCAGATTTTACTTTAGAATTTAATGATTTATGTGTAGATTTTTCTAAGAATCGAATTACTAAAGAAACTATTGATTTATTAGTAGAATTGGCAAAAGAAGTTGGTTTAAAAGAAGCAATTGAATGTCAGTTTAATGGTGAGGTAATTAATGTTACAGAAGGTAGAGCTGTTATGCACACTGCATTAAGAAGTACTTCTGATGAACCAGTTTTGGTTGATGGTAAAAATATTAAACCTCAAATACAAACCGCTTTAAGAAAAATTAAAAGTTTTTCTAACAAAGTAATTTCTGGAAAATGGAAAGGTTATACAGGTAAATCAATTACAGATGTTGTAAATATTGGTATTGGAGGTTCTGATTTAGGT contains:
- a CDS encoding peptidoglycan DD-metalloendopeptidase family protein, with translation MKKVFILFALIIAFLSCKKEEVKPVLIVKEEPKPDIKFGYNVDDYKVIHDTIKSGESFGIILDRHHVMYPKINQIAAVVKDTFDVRRVRAGKPYTILASKDSTEKAQVFIYKHDKINATILDFKDSLITAKQYQKPIKIVEKVANGVINANFTYSMDSLGLKPNLTYKVADIYAWTLDFLRLQKGDKFKIVYEEKFIDDTTFAGYGKVKSAVFNHNGRDLYAFRFLADSTLNIHEYYDENAKMLRSQFLKSPIKFQYRISSRYNLRRRIAYYGNKIKPHKGTDFAAKIGTPIIATASGTVVESTRRGGNGKFVKIKHNSTYSTQYLHMSRQAVKKGQYVKQGDVIGYVGMTGNTGGPHVCYRFWKFGKQVDPLREKLPAAEPMKKEVKPAFFDYIKTLKYQLDYQRVPAEEPEVVKEIIAQN